The following proteins are encoded in a genomic region of Brachypodium distachyon strain Bd21 chromosome 1, Brachypodium_distachyon_v3.0, whole genome shotgun sequence:
- the LOC100821136 gene encoding uncharacterized protein LOC100821136 isoform X2, giving the protein MGVLSAGASWDAKDDLLLKNAVEAGASLESLAKGAVCFSCKFTLQELQDRWRSLLYDSVTSAQASARIVEFETELSTSSPGKTVKLFNSKGKGLSLRKRKIDSVKLQYYSRRKRVCHEPCLPANFGYAVAPCSCIPVGSSCVCGGVLKPSEGNDLVHRIDSAGTFVNSYQHIEESYGREQDVHHKDNQNYVFHPNHASASGSILIDGNINDESLHGCSDVGQLYICDNMEKNPRSSERKIAPLKGLSDLQDYAHSQQPLFGDHCGNGSTGSKILLDTDQDGVEQNKGRLQYSGLFKASRQQLCSRSPSIHTWSKFEGSNSPDMQIYVHKKEQEHITFFCDKKMEVTSSDTFACLVNINNGISNSGLDNASISGSDSMHDRSVSCSLSQDFELLNGKKIPDSALDTNHEECSDLHTEVVTEDISRVHLPDLSDSNVRNTCDSHIDPIHKKHSKTDVYGTDMVPTSSQVPHPGCSIECRLNTEDSEIPCNDDALMPGQPPLEFISTCDQKSQHSTCLVSTEPAPSKNVIDSNHTDSVVDVQPSSTAMKMVTSTFEQKENMVASNEAYIIGSRPPVILGVGTDNAIMCMPTFLSAAEFSKETTCGLVQHECVGNFRNLTLHMPNQVSAQKNSKFLADKPDMGCETAIQNSLSSHALLDIKFQNPIATMSSSDQAEGGSDIENSVPNYFDIEALILDQDLIPWDEESDFVQPEVSRFQHLESRKKLIRLEQGARSYMNRSIMSQGAFAIIYGRYLKYYIKDPEVTLGRETEEVHVDIDLAKEGNANKISRRQAVIKMDAGGSFHIKNIGRYPIFVNGKEVPCNKRINLISDALLEIRGMKFIFHVDPDAVRQHIILASRGSSEGKKSAFDWDQNP; this is encoded by the exons ATGGGTGTCCTCTCGGCCGGGGCGAGCTGGGACGCCAAGGACGACTTGCTGCTCAAGAACGCCGTCGAG GCTGGTGCGTCGTTGGAATCCTTGGCTAAAGGAGCTGTATGCTTTTCCTGCAAATTCACTCTTCAAGAATTGCAGGATCGTTGGCGCTCGTTGCTATATGACTCAGTGACCTCAGCACAGGCATCTGCTCGCATAGTTGAGTTTGAGACGGAGCTTTCAACTTCCAGTCCTGGCAAAACAGTTAAACTTTTCAACTCAAAGGGAAAAGGTTTATCACTGCGCAAACGGAAAATAGATAGTGTAAAGCTTCAGTATTATTCAAGGAGAAAGAGAGTTTGCCATGAACCATGTTTGCCTGCAAATTTTGGTTATGCTGTTGCACCCTGTTCATGTATTCCAGTTGGTAGCAGTTGTGTATGTGGTGGAGTACTTAAACCTTCAGAAGGCAATGATTTGGTTCATAGAATTGATTCTGCAGGAACTTTTGTAAATAGCTATCAACATATAGAAGAAAGCTATGGCAGGGAACAAGATGTACATCACAAAGATAATCAAAATTATGTATTCCATCCAAATCATGCTAGTGCTTCTGGGAGCATATTAATAGATGGAAACATCAATGATGAAAGCCTGCATGGCTGTTCTGATGTAGGTCAGCTGTATATATGTGACAACATGGAAAAGAATCCTCGGTCAAGCGAAAGGAAAATTGCCCCTCTAAAAGGACTCTCTGATCTCCAGGATTACGCACACTCCCAGCAACCACTTTTTGGTGATCACTGTGGAAATGGATCGACAGGATCGAAGATTCTTCTAGATACTGATCAAGATGGAGTAGAACAGAACAAGGGAAGATTGCAATACTCAGGCTTGTTCAAAGCGAGTAGGCAACAGTTGTGTTCGAGGTCACCTAGCATACATACTTGGAGTAAGTTTGAAGGTTCTAATTCACCTGACATGCAGATATATGTGCATAAAAAGGAACAAGAACATATTACCTTTTTTTGTGACAAGAAAATGGAAGTAACTAGCAGTGACACCTTCGCATGTCTAGTGAACATTAATAATGGAATATCTAATTCTGGTTTAGACAATGCATCAATATCAGGAAGTGATTCCATGCATGACCGTTCAGTGAGTTGCAGTCTGAGCCAAGACTTTGAGCTCCTCAATGGCAAGAAAATTCCTGATTCTGCTCTTGATACAAATCACGAAGAATGCAGCGATCTTCACACTGAAGTTGTTACAGAAGACATCTCCAGAGTGCACCTTCCGGACCTCTCCGATTCTAATGTAAGAAATACATGTGATAGTCACATAGACCCAATCCATAAGAAACATAGCAAGACTGATGTTTATGGAACCGACATGGTACCTACCTCATCACAAGTGCCTCATCCTGGTTGTAGTATTGAGTGCAGATTGAACACCGAAgattctgaaattccttgCAATGATGATGCGTTGATGCCTGGCCAGCCTCCTTTAGAATTCATCTCTACCTGCGATCAGAAGTCCCAACATAGCACGTGTTTGGTTTCCACTGAACCCGCTCCTTCAAAAAATGTTATTGATTCCAATCATACCGACTCAGTGGTAGATGTCCAACCTTCATCAACAGCAATGAAGATGGTAACATCCACCTttgaacaaaaggaaaatatgGTGGCTTCAAATGAAGCATATATCATAGGAAGTAGGCCACCTGTCATACTTGGTGTTGGTACTGATAATGCAATTATGTGCATGCCAACTTTCCTCTCGGCTGCTGAATTTAGTAAAGAAACAACCTGTGGTTTAGTGCAACATGAATGTGTTGGTAACTTTCGGAATCTGACTTTGCATATGCCAAATCAAGTGTCCGCTCAAAAGAATTCCAAGTTTCTTGCTGATAAGCCAGACATGGGCTGTGAGACTGCTATCCAAAACTCTCTCTCGTCACATGCACTGCTAGatataaaatttcaaaatccaaTTGCAACCATGTCCAGTTCAGACCAAGCGGAAGGAGGATCTGACATTGAGAATAGTGTTCCAAACTATTTTGACATAGAAGCTTTG ATACTTGATCAAGATCTAATTCCATGGGATGAAGAATCTGATTTCGTCCAACCTGAAG TTTCAAGGTTTCAGCACCTTGAAAGCAGGAAGAAGTTGATAAGATTAGAGCAAGGCGCTCGTTCTTATATGAACAGGTCTATCATGTCCCAAGGTGCTTTTGCAATTATTTATGGCCGATATCTGAAGTACTACATAAAGGATCCTGAG GTAACTCTTGGGAGAGAAACAGAAGAGGTACATGTGGACATTGATCTGGCAAAAGAAGGgaatgcaaataaaatatccCGTCGACAG GCAGTTATCAAGATGGACGCAGGTGGATCCTTCCACATAAAGAACATTGGAAGATATCCAATCTTTGTTAATGGCAAAGAAGTACCATGTAATAAGCGGATCAACTTAATTTCTGATGCATTACTTGAG ATAAGGGGCATGAAATTCATTTTTCATGTCGATCCGGATGCTGTAAGGCAACACATCATTCTCGCTAGTAGAGGAAGCTCTGAAGGCAAGAAGTCAGCATTTGATTGGGACCAAAACCCATGA
- the LOC100821434 gene encoding probable 1-deoxy-D-xylulose-5-phosphate synthase 2, chloroplastic has translation MALQASSPSAFLAVPTTARASCRRQFHVRASAAPAAGGDGKVMMRKEPTVAAAPAPRKIDYSLEKPETPLLDTINFPVHMKNLSTPDLEQLSSELRAEIVHTVSKTGGHLSASLGVVELSVALHHVFDTPDDKIIWDVGHQSYPHKILTGRRSRMHTIRKTSGLAGFPKRDESAHDAFGAGHSSTSISAALGMAVARDLQGKKNHVISVIGDGAMTAGQAYEAMNNSGYLDSNMIVVLNDNKQVSLPTATMDGPAKPVGALSKALTKLQSSTKFRKLREAAKTITKQIGGSTHEVAAKVDEYARGMISATGSSLFEELGLYYIGPVDGHSLEDLVTIFQKVKSMPAPGPVLIHIVTEKGKGYPPAEAAADKMHGVVKFDPVTGKQFKTKSPTLSYTQYFAESLIREAEADEKVVAIHAAMGGGTGLNYFQKRFPERCFDVGIAEQHAVTFAAGMAAEGMKPFCAIYSSFLQRGYDQVVHDVDLQRLPVRFAMDRAGLVGADGPTHCGAFDVTYMACLPNMVVMAPADEAELMHMVATANAIDDRPSCFRFPRGNGVGAVLPANNKGIAVQIGKGRVLVGGNRVALLGYGTMVQACVKAAEMLKEHDVFVTVADARFCKPLDTQLIRDLAAEHEILITAEEGSIGGFGSHVAHYLGLSGLLDGHLKLRSMFLPDRYIDHGAAEDQMEEAGLTPRHIAATVLSLLGRPLEALQLK, from the exons ATGGCGCTCCAAGCATCATCGCCCTCTGCGTTCCTCGCCGTGCCGACCACAGCCCGCGCTTCTTGCCGGCGGCAG TTCCATGTGCGCGCGAGCGCTGCCccggcggctggcggcgaCGGGAAGGTGATGATGAGGAAGGAgccgacggtggcggcggcgccggcgccgcggaagaTCGACTATTccctggagaagccggagacgCCGCTGCTCGACACCATCAACTTCCCCGTCCACATGAAGAACCTCTCCACCCCG GACCTGGAGCAGCTGTCTTCGGAGCTCCGGGCGGAGATCGTGCACACGGTGTCCAAGACGGGGGGCCACCTGAGCGCGAGCCTGGGCGTGGTGGAGCTGTCCGTGGCGCTGCACCACGTGTTCGACACGCCGGACGACAAGATCATCTGGGACGTGGGCCACCAGTCCTACCCGCACAAGATCCTCACGGGCCGGCGCTCCCGGATGCACACGATCCGCAAGACCTCCGGCCTGGCGGGCTTCCCGAAGCGCGACGAGAGCGCGCACGACGCGTTCGGCGCCGGCCACAGCTCCACGAGCATCTCCGCCGCTCTCGGCATGGCCGTGGCCAGGGACCTCCAGGGGAAGAAGAACCACGTCATCTCCGTCATcggcgacggcgccatgaCGGCCGGCCAGGCCTACGAGGCCATGAACAACTCCGGCTACCTCGACTCCAACATGATCGTCGTCCTCAACGACAACAAGCAGGTCTCCCTCCCCACGGCCACCATGGACGGCCCCGCCAAGCCCGTGGGCGCGCTCAGCAAGGCGCTCACCAAGCTCCAGTCCAGCACCAAGTTCCGGAAGCTCCGGGAGGCCGCCAAGACGATAACAAAACAGATCGGGGGTTCCACCCACGAGGTCGCCGCCAAGGTCGACGAGTACGCCCGCGGCATGATCAGCGCTACGGGTTCCTCCCTCTTCGAGGAGCTCGGGCTCTACTACATCGGCCCCGTCGACGGCCACAGCCTCGAGGACCTCGTCACCATCTTCCAGAAGGTCAAATCCATGCCGGCCCCGGGCCCCGTCCTAATCCACATCGTGACCGAGAAAGGCAAGGGTTACCCGCccgccgaagccgccgccgacaagaTGCACGGGGTCGTCAAATTCGACCCTGTCACCGGGAAGCAGTTCAAGACGAAATCCCCGACGCTGTCCTACACGCAGTACTTCGCGGAGTCGCTGATCCGGGAAGCCGAGGCGGACGAGAAGGTGGTGGCGATCCACGCCGCCAtgggcggcggcacggggcTGAACTACTTCCAGAAGCGGTTCCCGGAGCGGTGCTTCGACGTGGGGATCGCGGAGCAGCACGCGGTGACGTTCGCGGCGGGGATGGCGGCGGAAGGGATGAAGCCCTTCTGCGCAATCTACTCGTCCTTCCTGCAGAGGGGTTACGACCAGGTGGTGCACGACGTGGACCTGCAGCGGCTCCCGGTCCGGTTCGCCATGGACCGGGCCGGGCTCGTGGGCGCAGATGGGCCGACCCACTGCGGGGCCTTTGATGTGACCTACATGGCCTGCTTGCCCAATATGGTGGTCATGGCCCCCGCCGACGAGGCCGAGCTGATGCACATGGTGGCCACGGCCAACGCTATTGACGACCGGCCCAGCTGCTTCCGGTTCCCGAGGGGGAacggcgtcggcgccgtgcTTCCGGCGAACAATAAGGGGATCGCGGTTCAGATCGGGAAAGGGAGGGTGCTTGTTGGGGGGAACCGGGTGGCGCTGCTTGGGTATGGGACCATGGTGCAGGCGTGCGTCAAGGCGGCGGAGATGCTCAAGGAGCACGACGTCTTCGTCACCGTCGCCGATGCCCGGTTCTGTAAGCCGCTGGACACGCAGCTGATCCGGGATCTCGCCGCCGAGCACGAGATCCTTAttacggcggaggaggggtcCATAGGGGGATTCGGATCGCACGTCGCGCACTACCTCGGCCTCAGCGGCCTCCTCGACGGCCACCTCAAG CTGAGATCGATGTTCCTGCCGGACAGGTACATCGAccacggcgcggcggaggaccAGATGGAGGAGGCTGGGCTCACGCCGAGGCACATCGCCGCCACCGTGCTGTCCCTGCTCGGTCGCCCATTGGAGGCGCTCCAGCTCAAGTAA
- the LOC100821136 gene encoding uncharacterized protein LOC100821136 isoform X3 has translation MGVLSAGASWDAKDDLLLKNAVEMLVLVRRWVGPLRVWLHILEAGASLESLAKGAVCFSCKFTLQELQDRWRSLLYDSVTSAQASARIVEFETELSTSSPGKTVKLFNSKGKGLSLRKRKIDSVKLQYYSRRKRVCHEPCLPANFGYAVAPCSCIPVGSSCVCGGVLKPSEGNDLVHRIDSAGTFVNSYQHIEESYGREQDVHHKDNQNYVFHPNHASASGSILIDGNINDESLHGCSDVGQLYICDNMEKNPRSSERKIAPLKGLSDLQDYAHSQQPLFGDHCGNGSTGSKILLDTDQDGVEQNKGRLQYSGLFKASRQQLCSRSPSIHTWSKFEGSNSPDMQIYVHKKEQEHITFFCDKKMEVTSSDTFACLVNINNGISNSGLDNASISGSDSMHDRSVSCSLSQDFELLNGKKIPDSALDTNHEECSDLHTEVVTEDISRVHLPDLSDSNVRNTCDSHIDPIHKKHSKTDVYGTDMVPTSSQVPHPGCSIECRLNTEDSEIPCNDDALMPGQPPLEFISTCDQKSQHSTCLVSTEPAPSKNVIDSNHTDSVVDVQPSSTAMKMVTSTFEQKENMVASNEAYIIGSRPPVILGVGTDNAIMCMPTFLSAAEFSKETTCGLVQHECVGNFRNLTLHMPNQVSAQKNSKFLADKPDMGCETAIQNSLSSHALLDIKFQNPIATMSSSDQAEGGSDIENSVPNYFDIEALILDQDLIPWDEESDFVQPEVSRFQHLESRKKLIRLEQGARSYMNRSIMSQGAFAIIYGRYLKYYIKDPEVTLGRETEEVHVDIDLAKEGNANKISRRQAVIKMDAGGSFHIKNIGRYPIFVNGKEVPCNKRINLISDALLE, from the exons ATGGGTGTCCTCTCGGCCGGGGCGAGCTGGGACGCCAAGGACGACTTGCTGCTCAAGAACGCCGTCGAG ATGCTGGTTCTCGTACGCCGGTGGGTTGGTCCGTTGCGCGTGTGGTTGCATATTTTGGAG GCTGGTGCGTCGTTGGAATCCTTGGCTAAAGGAGCTGTATGCTTTTCCTGCAAATTCACTCTTCAAGAATTGCAGGATCGTTGGCGCTCGTTGCTATATGACTCAGTGACCTCAGCACAGGCATCTGCTCGCATAGTTGAGTTTGAGACGGAGCTTTCAACTTCCAGTCCTGGCAAAACAGTTAAACTTTTCAACTCAAAGGGAAAAGGTTTATCACTGCGCAAACGGAAAATAGATAGTGTAAAGCTTCAGTATTATTCAAGGAGAAAGAGAGTTTGCCATGAACCATGTTTGCCTGCAAATTTTGGTTATGCTGTTGCACCCTGTTCATGTATTCCAGTTGGTAGCAGTTGTGTATGTGGTGGAGTACTTAAACCTTCAGAAGGCAATGATTTGGTTCATAGAATTGATTCTGCAGGAACTTTTGTAAATAGCTATCAACATATAGAAGAAAGCTATGGCAGGGAACAAGATGTACATCACAAAGATAATCAAAATTATGTATTCCATCCAAATCATGCTAGTGCTTCTGGGAGCATATTAATAGATGGAAACATCAATGATGAAAGCCTGCATGGCTGTTCTGATGTAGGTCAGCTGTATATATGTGACAACATGGAAAAGAATCCTCGGTCAAGCGAAAGGAAAATTGCCCCTCTAAAAGGACTCTCTGATCTCCAGGATTACGCACACTCCCAGCAACCACTTTTTGGTGATCACTGTGGAAATGGATCGACAGGATCGAAGATTCTTCTAGATACTGATCAAGATGGAGTAGAACAGAACAAGGGAAGATTGCAATACTCAGGCTTGTTCAAAGCGAGTAGGCAACAGTTGTGTTCGAGGTCACCTAGCATACATACTTGGAGTAAGTTTGAAGGTTCTAATTCACCTGACATGCAGATATATGTGCATAAAAAGGAACAAGAACATATTACCTTTTTTTGTGACAAGAAAATGGAAGTAACTAGCAGTGACACCTTCGCATGTCTAGTGAACATTAATAATGGAATATCTAATTCTGGTTTAGACAATGCATCAATATCAGGAAGTGATTCCATGCATGACCGTTCAGTGAGTTGCAGTCTGAGCCAAGACTTTGAGCTCCTCAATGGCAAGAAAATTCCTGATTCTGCTCTTGATACAAATCACGAAGAATGCAGCGATCTTCACACTGAAGTTGTTACAGAAGACATCTCCAGAGTGCACCTTCCGGACCTCTCCGATTCTAATGTAAGAAATACATGTGATAGTCACATAGACCCAATCCATAAGAAACATAGCAAGACTGATGTTTATGGAACCGACATGGTACCTACCTCATCACAAGTGCCTCATCCTGGTTGTAGTATTGAGTGCAGATTGAACACCGAAgattctgaaattccttgCAATGATGATGCGTTGATGCCTGGCCAGCCTCCTTTAGAATTCATCTCTACCTGCGATCAGAAGTCCCAACATAGCACGTGTTTGGTTTCCACTGAACCCGCTCCTTCAAAAAATGTTATTGATTCCAATCATACCGACTCAGTGGTAGATGTCCAACCTTCATCAACAGCAATGAAGATGGTAACATCCACCTttgaacaaaaggaaaatatgGTGGCTTCAAATGAAGCATATATCATAGGAAGTAGGCCACCTGTCATACTTGGTGTTGGTACTGATAATGCAATTATGTGCATGCCAACTTTCCTCTCGGCTGCTGAATTTAGTAAAGAAACAACCTGTGGTTTAGTGCAACATGAATGTGTTGGTAACTTTCGGAATCTGACTTTGCATATGCCAAATCAAGTGTCCGCTCAAAAGAATTCCAAGTTTCTTGCTGATAAGCCAGACATGGGCTGTGAGACTGCTATCCAAAACTCTCTCTCGTCACATGCACTGCTAGatataaaatttcaaaatccaaTTGCAACCATGTCCAGTTCAGACCAAGCGGAAGGAGGATCTGACATTGAGAATAGTGTTCCAAACTATTTTGACATAGAAGCTTTG ATACTTGATCAAGATCTAATTCCATGGGATGAAGAATCTGATTTCGTCCAACCTGAAG TTTCAAGGTTTCAGCACCTTGAAAGCAGGAAGAAGTTGATAAGATTAGAGCAAGGCGCTCGTTCTTATATGAACAGGTCTATCATGTCCCAAGGTGCTTTTGCAATTATTTATGGCCGATATCTGAAGTACTACATAAAGGATCCTGAG GTAACTCTTGGGAGAGAAACAGAAGAGGTACATGTGGACATTGATCTGGCAAAAGAAGGgaatgcaaataaaatatccCGTCGACAG GCAGTTATCAAGATGGACGCAGGTGGATCCTTCCACATAAAGAACATTGGAAGATATCCAATCTTTGTTAATGGCAAAGAAGTACCATGTAATAAGCGGATCAACTTAATTTCTGATGCATTACTTGAG TAA
- the LOC100821136 gene encoding uncharacterized protein LOC100821136 isoform X1: MGVLSAGASWDAKDDLLLKNAVEMLVLVRRWVGPLRVWLHILEAGASLESLAKGAVCFSCKFTLQELQDRWRSLLYDSVTSAQASARIVEFETELSTSSPGKTVKLFNSKGKGLSLRKRKIDSVKLQYYSRRKRVCHEPCLPANFGYAVAPCSCIPVGSSCVCGGVLKPSEGNDLVHRIDSAGTFVNSYQHIEESYGREQDVHHKDNQNYVFHPNHASASGSILIDGNINDESLHGCSDVGQLYICDNMEKNPRSSERKIAPLKGLSDLQDYAHSQQPLFGDHCGNGSTGSKILLDTDQDGVEQNKGRLQYSGLFKASRQQLCSRSPSIHTWSKFEGSNSPDMQIYVHKKEQEHITFFCDKKMEVTSSDTFACLVNINNGISNSGLDNASISGSDSMHDRSVSCSLSQDFELLNGKKIPDSALDTNHEECSDLHTEVVTEDISRVHLPDLSDSNVRNTCDSHIDPIHKKHSKTDVYGTDMVPTSSQVPHPGCSIECRLNTEDSEIPCNDDALMPGQPPLEFISTCDQKSQHSTCLVSTEPAPSKNVIDSNHTDSVVDVQPSSTAMKMVTSTFEQKENMVASNEAYIIGSRPPVILGVGTDNAIMCMPTFLSAAEFSKETTCGLVQHECVGNFRNLTLHMPNQVSAQKNSKFLADKPDMGCETAIQNSLSSHALLDIKFQNPIATMSSSDQAEGGSDIENSVPNYFDIEALILDQDLIPWDEESDFVQPEVSRFQHLESRKKLIRLEQGARSYMNRSIMSQGAFAIIYGRYLKYYIKDPEVTLGRETEEVHVDIDLAKEGNANKISRRQAVIKMDAGGSFHIKNIGRYPIFVNGKEVPCNKRINLISDALLEIRGMKFIFHVDPDAVRQHIILASRGSSEGKKSAFDWDQNP; this comes from the exons ATGGGTGTCCTCTCGGCCGGGGCGAGCTGGGACGCCAAGGACGACTTGCTGCTCAAGAACGCCGTCGAG ATGCTGGTTCTCGTACGCCGGTGGGTTGGTCCGTTGCGCGTGTGGTTGCATATTTTGGAG GCTGGTGCGTCGTTGGAATCCTTGGCTAAAGGAGCTGTATGCTTTTCCTGCAAATTCACTCTTCAAGAATTGCAGGATCGTTGGCGCTCGTTGCTATATGACTCAGTGACCTCAGCACAGGCATCTGCTCGCATAGTTGAGTTTGAGACGGAGCTTTCAACTTCCAGTCCTGGCAAAACAGTTAAACTTTTCAACTCAAAGGGAAAAGGTTTATCACTGCGCAAACGGAAAATAGATAGTGTAAAGCTTCAGTATTATTCAAGGAGAAAGAGAGTTTGCCATGAACCATGTTTGCCTGCAAATTTTGGTTATGCTGTTGCACCCTGTTCATGTATTCCAGTTGGTAGCAGTTGTGTATGTGGTGGAGTACTTAAACCTTCAGAAGGCAATGATTTGGTTCATAGAATTGATTCTGCAGGAACTTTTGTAAATAGCTATCAACATATAGAAGAAAGCTATGGCAGGGAACAAGATGTACATCACAAAGATAATCAAAATTATGTATTCCATCCAAATCATGCTAGTGCTTCTGGGAGCATATTAATAGATGGAAACATCAATGATGAAAGCCTGCATGGCTGTTCTGATGTAGGTCAGCTGTATATATGTGACAACATGGAAAAGAATCCTCGGTCAAGCGAAAGGAAAATTGCCCCTCTAAAAGGACTCTCTGATCTCCAGGATTACGCACACTCCCAGCAACCACTTTTTGGTGATCACTGTGGAAATGGATCGACAGGATCGAAGATTCTTCTAGATACTGATCAAGATGGAGTAGAACAGAACAAGGGAAGATTGCAATACTCAGGCTTGTTCAAAGCGAGTAGGCAACAGTTGTGTTCGAGGTCACCTAGCATACATACTTGGAGTAAGTTTGAAGGTTCTAATTCACCTGACATGCAGATATATGTGCATAAAAAGGAACAAGAACATATTACCTTTTTTTGTGACAAGAAAATGGAAGTAACTAGCAGTGACACCTTCGCATGTCTAGTGAACATTAATAATGGAATATCTAATTCTGGTTTAGACAATGCATCAATATCAGGAAGTGATTCCATGCATGACCGTTCAGTGAGTTGCAGTCTGAGCCAAGACTTTGAGCTCCTCAATGGCAAGAAAATTCCTGATTCTGCTCTTGATACAAATCACGAAGAATGCAGCGATCTTCACACTGAAGTTGTTACAGAAGACATCTCCAGAGTGCACCTTCCGGACCTCTCCGATTCTAATGTAAGAAATACATGTGATAGTCACATAGACCCAATCCATAAGAAACATAGCAAGACTGATGTTTATGGAACCGACATGGTACCTACCTCATCACAAGTGCCTCATCCTGGTTGTAGTATTGAGTGCAGATTGAACACCGAAgattctgaaattccttgCAATGATGATGCGTTGATGCCTGGCCAGCCTCCTTTAGAATTCATCTCTACCTGCGATCAGAAGTCCCAACATAGCACGTGTTTGGTTTCCACTGAACCCGCTCCTTCAAAAAATGTTATTGATTCCAATCATACCGACTCAGTGGTAGATGTCCAACCTTCATCAACAGCAATGAAGATGGTAACATCCACCTttgaacaaaaggaaaatatgGTGGCTTCAAATGAAGCATATATCATAGGAAGTAGGCCACCTGTCATACTTGGTGTTGGTACTGATAATGCAATTATGTGCATGCCAACTTTCCTCTCGGCTGCTGAATTTAGTAAAGAAACAACCTGTGGTTTAGTGCAACATGAATGTGTTGGTAACTTTCGGAATCTGACTTTGCATATGCCAAATCAAGTGTCCGCTCAAAAGAATTCCAAGTTTCTTGCTGATAAGCCAGACATGGGCTGTGAGACTGCTATCCAAAACTCTCTCTCGTCACATGCACTGCTAGatataaaatttcaaaatccaaTTGCAACCATGTCCAGTTCAGACCAAGCGGAAGGAGGATCTGACATTGAGAATAGTGTTCCAAACTATTTTGACATAGAAGCTTTG ATACTTGATCAAGATCTAATTCCATGGGATGAAGAATCTGATTTCGTCCAACCTGAAG TTTCAAGGTTTCAGCACCTTGAAAGCAGGAAGAAGTTGATAAGATTAGAGCAAGGCGCTCGTTCTTATATGAACAGGTCTATCATGTCCCAAGGTGCTTTTGCAATTATTTATGGCCGATATCTGAAGTACTACATAAAGGATCCTGAG GTAACTCTTGGGAGAGAAACAGAAGAGGTACATGTGGACATTGATCTGGCAAAAGAAGGgaatgcaaataaaatatccCGTCGACAG GCAGTTATCAAGATGGACGCAGGTGGATCCTTCCACATAAAGAACATTGGAAGATATCCAATCTTTGTTAATGGCAAAGAAGTACCATGTAATAAGCGGATCAACTTAATTTCTGATGCATTACTTGAG ATAAGGGGCATGAAATTCATTTTTCATGTCGATCCGGATGCTGTAAGGCAACACATCATTCTCGCTAGTAGAGGAAGCTCTGAAGGCAAGAAGTCAGCATTTGATTGGGACCAAAACCCATGA